Sequence from the Arcobacter sp. F2176 genome:
CTTTATAAGTAATTATCTTATGAGATTTTTTATTTAATATATCTAAGGCCATTTCCCCTGATAGTCTACCAAAATCATTTAAATCAATTACTTTACCACCAGTTGCACCTTTTTTTATAAAAATAGAATCTGTTACAAAAATAGGTATTTGTGCATTTTTTATAAAATCTGCTATCTCTTGGTTTTTATATAGTTTTCCATCTTTATTTTTATAAAACCTTATAAAAAGTGCCGCACTATTTTCTTCTTTTTTAGAAAATTTCTTTTTCAGAATTTCTAAATTATCTTCAATTATATATTCAATGTCAAACTTATTGTTAAAGTCCTTTATTAACTTTTCAATAAGTGGTTCAGTATGTTGTGCATTTGGACTTTTGTCATTTATAATATATAATTTTCTAATACTTGGAAAAATCGTTCTTATAATGTCTACATTACCTTTTAAATCTCTTTTTTCTAAAAGAGCTGATACTTTATCTTTTACGCCATAATGTTCTGCTTTTTTAACAGAAAAATTTTCTATTCCAACGGCAAGAATTGGTTCATTTTTAAAAAACTCTTTATAAATACTCAATACAAAATCATAAGCAAATCTATCAACTGCAATTATTAAATCATACTTTCTATTTTTTAATTGCACTCGATAAAGCTTTTCTAGACTTTCGTAATACTCTTTTGAAGTAACTCTTTTAGAATCCATGTACAAAATATTTACATCAATATTTGAATGGGGATATATGACTTTTTCAATACCATTTATAATGCTATCACTAAATTCATAACCTTTGTGATATGAATTAATTATCAATATCGAACTATTTGCGAAAAGGAATGTCTGGAAGACTAAAAATATTAGAAGTTTTTTCATAGTAGAAATTATAGTCAAAATTTCTAAAAAATGGTGCCAAAGTGTGACACCATTTTTAAAGATAACTGTTTTATAGGATTACAAATCCAAGAGCAACTAAAGCTCCTAAATATATAGCTCCAAAAATAAAACCTAATTTCCACCAAGTAGCTTGTGATATATATCCAGCTCCATACCAAATAGGTGATGGACCTGTTCCATATGGAGTGATAATACCCATAAGACCTAATGACCCTACAAAAAGAATAGCTAGTGGTTGAAGCATTTCAACTGGAACTAAATTTGCTGCTATTCCTAAAAATAGTGGTAATAATGCTACTGTGTGAGCTGTAACACTTGCAAATAAGTAATGGAATAAGAAGAATAATACTAATAGTACAACTCCAATCATTATTGGATCCATTCCAACTAACCAAGTAGAAATTAATCCAGATGCCCATTTTAAATAACCAACTTCTTTAAGACCAGAAGCCATAGCTACAAGTGTTGCAAACCAAATAAATACATTTATTGCTGCTTTATTAGTAATAACATCTTCCCAATTAATTACATCGAATAATACAAGTAAACAAAGTACTGCAATAGCTGCAACTGTACTATTTACACCAATTGTACTTCCAAAAATCCACATTGCAAGAGCTAACATACCTAAACATAACATTGTGATTTCTTTTTTAGTAATAGAACCCATTTCTTTAAGTTGTTTAGCTGCCCATGTTGGAGCTTCTGGTGATACTTTTTGTTCTGGTGGATATACTATATAAGCAAGATATGGCACAAGTAAAAACAATGGAATCATAATAACTGCTAAAGTACCAAACCAACTACCCCAACTAATTGAAACACCAATATTTTTTTCAACAAGTGAAACTGCAAGTAAATTTGGTGCAAGTGCTGTTAAGAACATAGAACTTGTCACACAAGTTGCTGCAATAGCTACCCAAGAAATATATGATCCTATTTTTCTTGGTTCATGGTCTGGCAATGAATCAAACATT
This genomic interval carries:
- a CDS encoding DASS family sodium-coupled anion symporter encodes the protein MSNNMKMALPILVAIIVALLPTPEGLAVDAQYFFAVFLGVIVGLILEPIPPALIGLVGVAFSATFGLVGDSAKASAKWALSGFSNGVIWLIFAAFMFALGYKKSGLGKRIALILVKKLGKTTLGLGYAVAFADGILAPFMPSNTARSAGTIFPIAINIPQMFDSLPDHEPRKIGSYISWVAIAATCVTSSMFLTALAPNLLAVSLVEKNIGVSISWGSWFGTLAVIMIPLFLLVPYLAYIVYPPEQKVSPEAPTWAAKQLKEMGSITKKEITMLCLGMLALAMWIFGSTIGVNSTVAAIAVLCLLVLFDVINWEDVITNKAAINVFIWFATLVAMASGLKEVGYLKWASGLISTWLVGMDPIMIGVVLLVLFFLFHYLFASVTAHTVALLPLFLGIAANLVPVEMLQPLAILFVGSLGLMGIITPYGTGPSPIWYGAGYISQATWWKLGFIFGAIYLGALVALGFVIL